From a region of the Phaseolus vulgaris cultivar G19833 chromosome 6, P. vulgaris v2.0, whole genome shotgun sequence genome:
- the LOC137832188 gene encoding plant UBX domain-containing protein 4-like, producing MASRDNKKASKASSSRAGKIRTLSDLNRPSADSDSDSDGPQEYYTGGEKSGMLVQDPSKGNDVDAIFHQARQLGAVERPLDQLQEPPRSTSFTGTGRLLSGETAQSTTNQQPEAVVHNIVFWSNGFTVNDGPLRRLDDPENASFLESIKKSECPKELEPADRRSSVNVNLIRRNENYPEPERQHVPFQGVGRTLGSSSTSVAPDPTTALTPPTTAPTPSAGLVVDQSLPSTSIQVRLADGTRLISHFNHHHVISDIRAFIDASRPGGRQNYQLQMMGFPPKVLTDETQNIEQAGLANSVVIQKF from the exons ATGGCCTCGCGGGACAACAAGAAGGCATCGAAGGCGTCGAGCAGCCGAGCCGGCAAAATTCGCACTCTCTCCGATCTGAATCGTCCTTCCGCCGATTCCGACAGCGACTCCGATGGCCCTCAGGAGTACTACACCGGCGGCGAGAAGAG TGGAATGCTAGTCCAGGATCCTTCAAAGGGAAATGACGTGGATGCAATTTTTCATCAAGCCAGGCAACTTGGTGCTGTTGAGAGGCCTCTTGATCAGCTTCAGGAGCCTCCAAGGTCAACTAGCTTTACTGGAACTGGCAGGTTACTCTCGGGGGAAACTGCACAATCTACTACTAATCAGCAACCTGAGGCTGTTGTTCACAACATTGTTTTCTGGAGTAATGGTTTTACTGTAAATGATGGACCTTTGAGGAGATTGGATGATCCTGAAAATGCCTCATTTCTAGAG AGCATAAAAAAATCCGAGTGTCCCAAAGAGCTTGAACCTGCAGATAGGAGGTCATCTGTTAACGTCAACCTCATAAGGAGGAATGAGAACTATCCT GAACCCGAAAGGCAGCATGTTCCATTTCAGGGAGTGGGGAGAACACTTGGAAGCAGCTCTACATCAGTGGCTCCTGACCCAACTACTGCCTTAACACCTCCAACCACGGCTCCAACTCCTTCTGCAGGCCTGGTTGTTGATCAATCACTGCCATCAACCTCAATACAAGTCAGGTTGGCTGATGGAACCCGCTTGATATCACATTTTAATCATCACCACGTGATCAGTGACATCCGTGCCTTCATTGATGCATCTCGACCTGGTGGTCGGCAAAATTATCAACTTCAGATGATGGGTTTCCCCCCAAAGGTTCTAACCGATGAAACTCAGAACATAGAGCAGGCAGGACTTGCAAATTCAGTTGTCATACAGAAATTCTAG
- the LOC137832189 gene encoding plant UBX domain-containing protein 4-like, with amino-acid sequence MASRDHKKASSSRTGRIRTLSDLNRPSADSDSDSDGPQEYYTGGEKSGMLVQDPSKGNDVDAIFNQARQLGAVERPLDQLQEPPRSTSFAGTGRLLSGETAAQSTTNQQPESVVHNIVFWSNGFTVNDGPLRRLEDPENASFLESIKKSECPKELEPADRRSSVNVNLIRRNENYPEPVKQSVPFQGVGRTLGSSSTSVAPDPTAALTPPTTAPTPSAGLVVDQSLPSTSIQVRLADGTRLISHFNLHHVISDIRAFIDASRPGGRQNYQLQMMGFPPKVLTDETKTIEQAGLANSVVIQKF; translated from the exons ATGGCGTCACGGGACCACAAAAAGGCATCGAGCAGCCGAACAGGCAGAATTCGCACTCTCTCCGATCTGAACCGTCCCTCTGCCGATTCCGACAGCGACTCCGATGGTCCTCAGGAGTACTACACCGGCGGGGAGAAGAG TGGAATGCTTGTCCAGGATCCTTCAAAGGGAAATGACGTGGATGCAATTTTCAATCAAGCTAGGCAACTGGGCGCTGTTGAAAGGCCTCTTGATCAGCTTCAGGAGCCCCCAAGGTCAACTAGCTTTGCTGGAACTGGCAGGTTACTCTCAGGGGAAACTGCTGCACAGTCTACTACTAATCAGCAACCCGAGTCTGTTGTTCACAACATTGTTTTCTGGAGTAATGGTTTCACTGTAAATGATGGACCTTTGAGGAGATTGGAAGACCCTGAAAATGCCTCATTTTTAGAG AGCATAAAAAAATCTGAGTGTCCCAAAGAGCTTGAACCTGCAGATAGGAGGTCATCTGTTAATGTTAACCTCATAAGGAGGAACGAGAACTATCCT GAACCCGTAAAGCAGTCTGTTCCCTTTCAGGGAGTGGGAAGAACTCTTGGAAGCAGCTCTACATCAGTGGCTCCTGACCCAACTGCTGCCTTAACACCTCCAACCACAGCGCCAACTCCTTCTGCAGGCCTGGTTGTTGATCAATCACTGCCATCAACCTCAATACAAGTCAGGCTGGCTGATGGAACCCGCTTGATATCACATTTTAATCTTCACCACGTGATCAGTGACATTCGTGCCTTCATTGATGCATCTCGACCTGGTGGTCGGCAGAATTATCAACTTCAGATGATGGGTTTCCCTCCAAAGGTTCTAACTGATGAAACTAAGACCATAGAACAGGCTGGACTGGCAAATTCAGTTGTCATACAGAAATTCTAG